The following DNA comes from Fervidibacillus albus.
GTCTTCTTTTCGGCTTGTTCCTTAAATTAATATTGAACATTCCGTTGATTAAGTTGTTTGAAACGGAAGGGGCGATTATCGCGACAGCAATCGGTTATACATGTGCGATTGTCGTAAATTTACTCGTGATCCGTCACTATGCCCAGTATCGTTATCGACTCGTTTTTCGTAGATCGATATTAATTTTTCTTTTTAATGCGGCGATGTTTATAGCTGTGTATTTGTTTTATCAATTTACCGCCTTGTTTTTATCGACGGAAAGCCGAATCCAATCGATGATTATGATTTTGTTGAGCGCCCTCGTTGGTGTTATCGTCTATTTTTATTTAAGTGTGAAGTCGAAGTTACTATATTTTCTGTTTCCGGATCAAAGAAAAAAAATCGAGCATCGTATTTCTCAAAATAAATAAAAAGGTGACCTCCATTGGATCACCTCGTTTTTCATCGGGTAGCAGTTAATAACCGAGTTGTCGTTCTACTCGTCTTAGTCGACGGTCCAATTGATTGACTTGTCTTTCTAACTGGTCCACCCTTCTTTCCAATCGATTCACCCTTTTTTCTAATCGATCGAGTTGATTGGAATATCCCGGTCCCCCAGGAAACACCCCTTGCGTACCTGGAATCATTTGTCCGTCGAAACCGCCAGGGAATTGTTGGAAAAACGGGGGTTGGGAAAAGGGTTGTTGCCGATAATAATCCATCATATCCATCATAAGCTTCCCTCCTCATTCGTTTAATTTTAGTTTATGTTTCAATCTTTCTTTCGTTTGAGGTAAATGCCTAATTCTACAGGCTGATGAAGGAGAACGGAGGGTACGTAGTATGCGAATTGATAAAGTACTGTCTAATTCCGGTTTTGGGAGCCGGAAAGAAGTGAAAAAATTGTTAAAAAGTAAATTCGTGACGGTAAATGGAAACATCACGACTGATGGAAAAGTCCATGTCGATCCTGCCGTTGATGAAATTCAAGTTAAAGGGAAAAAAATTGAATATAAGGAATTTGTGTATCTTATGATGAACAAGCCGCCTGGTGTGATCTCGGCTACGGAAGATGAACGGGAGAAGACTGTCATCGATTTATTACCCGTTAAGTATATAAAATTTCGCCCTTTCCCCGTAGGAAGACTCGATAAAAATACGGTTGGACTCCTGTTATTAACAAATGATGGACCGTTGACCCATCGTGTATTGTCTCCGAAAAAACATGTGGAAAAGACATATTTTGCCATTGTTGACGGCTTTGTTACGGAAGAAGATCGAATTTGTTTTGAAAAAGGGATTCAGTTGGATGACGGATATGTAACGAAGCCAGCTACATTGACGATTAAATCGAGGGAAAAACACCGATCAGAAATTGAACTTACAATTACGGAAGGCAAATTTCACCAAGTAAAACGAATGTTTGAAGCGGTGAATAAAAAGGTCGTCTATTTAAAACGGATATCGATGGGAACGCTCATTTTGGATGAAAACTTGAAAGAAGGGGAATTTCGGGAATTAACAGAAGGGGAAATTTTGCAATTAAAATCATCGGTCGGCCTAGAGTAAACTATGTTGAACAATGTTCGTACAAACGTTTTCTTTCGCTAGGAAAAAGAAATCGCCGAAATAAGGGCGATTTTTTTATATATGAAACTACGATGTAATTTTCACTTTTTTATCTGTTGTTGTCCATTTGCCTCGACTTGGGCTTTCAACTAAGCCGTTATAAGCCAAAACATTTAAATCTCTTTGAATCGTTCGAGAGGTCGTGCCAAACTCATCAACAAGTTCCTGTGTAGACACCGTTCCCTTTTCGGAAATGAACATGTACACGGACTTAATTCGAGTCAGCATTCGGTCTGTTGAATACTTCAATAAACCACACCCCTATCGAAATGAAATTGGTGATAGTGACAACAGGGATCATTGTATCCCATTTTTTGAAAATGAAAATTTTCCAACTCCTTTAACATTATAACTAATGTAATATAAAAATTATAACAGGAAGAGAAAAAAAATGCCAGTACATATGAAAAATTTTCACAATTTATTTATCCTTCATATTTCTTTGGAATTAAAAGGGAAGGGATAACGATTTTTTTCCATCTTTCTTTTTAAAAATCAGGGTAGGCATTTTTCCAAAATGTGCGTAAAATAGTAATAAGATTCATGAAAAAACGGGAGTGACGAACTTGGAAAAGATCAAC
Coding sequences within:
- a CDS encoding DeoR family transcriptional regulator, translated to MKYSTDRMLTRIKSVYMFISEKGTVSTQELVDEFGTTSRTIQRDLNVLAYNGLVESPSRGKWTTTDKKVKITS
- a CDS encoding pseudouridine synthase, which codes for MRIDKVLSNSGFGSRKEVKKLLKSKFVTVNGNITTDGKVHVDPAVDEIQVKGKKIEYKEFVYLMMNKPPGVISATEDEREKTVIDLLPVKYIKFRPFPVGRLDKNTVGLLLLTNDGPLTHRVLSPKKHVEKTYFAIVDGFVTEEDRICFEKGIQLDDGYVTKPATLTIKSREKHRSEIELTITEGKFHQVKRMFEAVNKKVVYLKRISMGTLILDENLKEGEFRELTEGEILQLKSSVGLE